One region of Thermosipho affectus genomic DNA includes:
- the mraY gene encoding phospho-N-acetylmuramoyl-pentapeptide-transferase encodes MHILSFSISAFLTYLYIKFMRKVKLGQYIREEGPDLHNYKTGTPTAGGIIFVSIAVIFGIIYNIPFSLILSLILFGFIGFLDDISSILKKQALGLRAYQKLFLQIIFSILIISYSTNSTIFGLNVSKITYYAFWIFTITGASNAVNLTDGIDGLAGWVWITSIIPLSIYAKDFSTVFLISTVLAFLLFNTRPAKIFMGDTGSLSLGAFIATFAMLHGLEKELIFSSSIFIIETISVILQVTSFKIFKKRIFKMSPIHHHFELLGWKEEKIVGVFSAINLIIALTVLGW; translated from the coding sequence CTGCATATTTTATCTTTTTCTATATCTGCATTCTTGACTTATCTATACATCAAATTTATGAGAAAAGTAAAATTAGGACAGTATATAAGAGAAGAAGGCCCAGATCTTCACAATTACAAAACAGGTACCCCAACAGCTGGTGGAATAATTTTTGTAAGTATTGCTGTAATATTTGGAATTATATACAATATCCCCTTCTCGCTTATACTCTCTTTAATATTATTTGGATTTATTGGATTTCTAGATGATATATCTAGTATCTTAAAAAAACAGGCATTGGGGCTTAGAGCTTATCAAAAATTATTTTTACAAATAATATTCTCCATATTAATCATTTCATATTCAACAAATTCTACGATATTTGGCTTAAACGTTTCAAAAATAACGTATTACGCATTTTGGATATTTACAATCACCGGTGCTTCAAACGCCGTAAATTTAACCGATGGAATTGATGGACTTGCTGGATGGGTTTGGATTACTTCCATCATACCACTTTCAATATATGCAAAAGATTTTTCAACTGTTTTTTTGATTTCCACAGTATTAGCATTCTTGTTATTCAATACCAGACCAGCAAAAATTTTCATGGGTGATACAGGTTCTCTTTCACTTGGTGCATTTATTGCAACATTCGCCATGTTACACGGTTTGGAAAAAGAACTTATATTTTCATCAAGTATATTCATAATAGAAACTATAAGTGTTATCCTACAGGTAACATCTTTTAAAATTTTCAAAAAAAGAATTTTTAAGATGTCACCTATACACCACCATTTTGAATTGCTGGGATGGAAAGAAGAAAAGATAGTAGGGGTATTTTCCGCAATAAATCTAATAATAGCACTTACAGTATTAGGCTGGTGA
- a CDS encoding glycosyltransferase family 4 protein, whose amino-acid sequence MNIIIYFLVTILVLIISKKLNLFMDYPTQRKNHTLPTPQIGGIILFILLAIYSKNSIFILLLLLLFGILDDMIKLSYKQKFVFEFLIAVYFVWKHKLTLFGYQNIFTDIFAIVWIVAFFNGINMIDGFNGLSTGVSIIYFSTIGKFDISLMYLPIFIFNFYGKLFMGESGVLITGYLLLSSILKMENEMVFLTIFFGYPFYEVVASFTRRILSKENPFIADRKHLHHILHEKMGSAFLGISYLLAYTLTLFPRNYVSIIYYLSISLFIFFIHFKLTKEK is encoded by the coding sequence TTGAATATAATCATATACTTTCTTGTAACAATACTTGTATTAATAATATCCAAAAAATTAAACCTTTTTATGGACTATCCAACTCAAAGAAAAAATCATACACTTCCCACTCCACAAATTGGCGGAATAATTTTGTTTATTCTACTTGCGATATATTCCAAAAATTCAATATTTATTCTTTTATTGCTTCTTCTTTTTGGAATATTAGACGATATGATAAAATTATCCTACAAACAAAAATTTGTATTTGAATTTTTAATAGCTGTGTACTTCGTATGGAAACATAAATTAACCTTATTTGGGTATCAAAATATATTCACTGACATATTTGCAATTGTCTGGATCGTTGCGTTTTTTAATGGAATTAACATGATAGACGGATTCAACGGACTTTCAACAGGAGTCTCCATTATATACTTTTCAACAATTGGAAAATTTGATATATCTTTAATGTATTTACCTATATTCATTTTCAACTTCTATGGAAAGCTCTTTATGGGAGAAAGCGGTGTACTAATTACGGGGTATTTACTTCTTTCTTCTATATTGAAAATGGAAAATGAAATGGTATTTTTGACTATATTCTTTGGATATCCCTTCTACGAAGTTGTCGCAAGTTTTACAAGGCGAATTTTATCTAAAGAAAACCCCTTTATTGCAGACAGAAAACACCTTCATCATATCCTACATGAAAAAATGGGTAGTGCCTTTTTAGGGATTTCTTATTTACTTGCCTACACACTTACGCTTTTTCCAAGAAATTATGTAAGTATTATTTATTATCTCTCTATATCTTTATTCATTTTCTTTATACATTTTAAATTAACAAAAGAAAAATAA
- a CDS encoding rod-binding protein, which yields MRVESVNQVKVDKLKKVSEEFVANFFFQIFRKMYDTIPKSSLVPESFGEKWFRENLLYEYSKNAAKTDLKGLTESVYKYLGGKVYQKK from the coding sequence GTGAGAGTTGAATCTGTTAATCAAGTAAAAGTTGATAAATTGAAAAAGGTTTCAGAAGAATTTGTTGCAAATTTTTTCTTTCAAATTTTTAGGAAGATGTATGATACTATTCCAAAATCATCTTTGGTTCCAGAAAGTTTTGGGGAAAAGTGGTTTAGAGAAAACCTACTTTATGAGTACTCAAAAAACGCCGCAAAGACCGATTTAAAAGGTTTAACAGAAAGTGTGTATAAATATCTTGGTGGGAAAGTGTATCAAAAAAAGTAA
- a CDS encoding flagellar basal body P-ring protein FlgI codes for MKKRIIFTFLIVSLISFSAVVRIKDIAKFRGARDNQLFGVGIVVGLNGTGDGGSLNSPLLANMFKNFGIPISESDIKSNNTALVMVVADIPPFYKEGMRLDVVVASLGSAKSLENGVLIQTPLYGADGNVYAVAQGPVSTGGVEVKSSVNLQSRFKVTGYIPNGALIEKEIPSNIVSENSITILLQNPDITTSARVAAAINQKFDLKLAKANDPASIKVQIPDAFLDDLITFLSIIEELEVVPDQAAKVIINERTGTVIFGGDIRISDFTLSYGNFVVNIQNGEIEGQEATISNLISALKALGATPQDIIGIIQELHKAGAIFAEVKVM; via the coding sequence ATGAAAAAAAGGATAATTTTTACGTTTTTGATAGTATCTTTAATTTCATTTTCGGCGGTTGTAAGGATAAAAGATATTGCAAAATTTAGGGGAGCCAGAGATAACCAACTTTTTGGAGTAGGTATTGTCGTAGGTCTTAACGGTACTGGTGATGGGGGATCTTTAAATTCTCCACTTCTTGCAAATATGTTTAAAAATTTTGGAATTCCCATCTCAGAAAGTGATATAAAATCTAATAATACCGCACTTGTTATGGTTGTAGCTGATATTCCACCTTTTTACAAAGAAGGAATGAGATTAGATGTAGTTGTAGCGTCTCTTGGAAGTGCAAAAAGCTTGGAAAATGGGGTTTTAATACAAACACCTCTTTACGGTGCGGATGGTAATGTTTACGCAGTTGCCCAAGGTCCAGTGTCAACAGGTGGTGTGGAAGTAAAATCATCTGTTAATTTGCAAAGCAGATTTAAAGTTACAGGTTATATACCAAATGGTGCTTTGATAGAAAAGGAAATCCCTTCAAATATTGTTTCTGAGAACAGTATAACTATTCTTTTACAAAATCCAGATATTACAACATCTGCGAGGGTTGCAGCCGCTATAAATCAGAAGTTTGATTTAAAGCTTGCAAAGGCAAATGATCCCGCATCTATTAAGGTGCAAATACCGGATGCTTTCTTGGATGATTTGATAACGTTTTTGTCTATAATTGAAGAACTTGAAGTAGTTCCAGATCAAGCTGCAAAGGTGATTATCAACGAGCGAACGGGAACCGTCATTTTTGGAGGAGATATTAGGATTTCAGATTTTACATTAAGTTATGGGAATTTTGTGGTGAATATTCAAAATGGTGAAATAGAGGGACAAGAAGCTACTATTTCCAATTTGATATCTGCACTCAAAGCACTGGGAGCTACACCTCAAGACATAATAGGGATAATTCAGGAGTTACACAAAGCAGGTGCGATATTTGCGGAAGTTAAAGTAATGTGA
- a CDS encoding flagellar basal body L-ring protein FlgH: MKKILIIFLIISIFVFSNSIYNPNSKFGNIIASKRASKVGDVVNILVYETPRFSTSSEVDSFKNTILGAINSGAKILGTDLSKFLPIKDSDKVKSSNKSQTSVILQITAIVKKVDEYGNLYVEGRKNIKVGNDLREIIITGWVNPEVISPKNTVDSTDLMDAQIWENGKIIFEDDPNEGSWLGLVLSSIADLFR; encoded by the coding sequence ATGAAAAAGATTTTAATAATATTTTTGATTATTTCAATTTTTGTCTTTTCAAATTCCATATATAACCCAAATAGTAAATTTGGAAATATAATAGCCAGCAAGAGGGCTTCCAAAGTGGGAGATGTGGTAAATATACTGGTATATGAGACACCGAGGTTTTCTACAAGTTCAGAGGTGGATTCTTTTAAAAATACGATATTAGGTGCAATAAATAGTGGGGCAAAGATTTTAGGAACGGATTTATCTAAATTTTTGCCAATTAAGGATTCTGATAAAGTAAAGAGTTCAAATAAGAGCCAAACAAGTGTTATACTCCAAATAACGGCAATTGTGAAAAAAGTAGATGAGTATGGGAATTTATACGTTGAAGGTAGGAAAAATATAAAGGTTGGGAATGATTTAAGAGAGATTATAATAACAGGGTGGGTAAATCCTGAAGTTATATCGCCTAAAAATACAGTTGATTCCACCGATTTGATGGATGCACAGATATGGGAAAACGGAAAGATAATTTTTGAAGATGATCCAAATGAGGGAAGTTGGTTGGGTTTGGTTCTTTCATCAATTGCAGATTTATTTAGATGA
- the flgA gene encoding flagellar basal body P-ring formation chaperone FlgA: MKRVIFLFLLLPFFSFSMFIQFLDFSTVTTNSITVYDVAATFTGIDATSLKNITLAYIPEDTTLDVNVKYVLQRLSRVATQIEATPTFGYIKVYFPPVLTNESTTATLTEDFAKELSKKLVLSRLPDGATVKIVSTYGSIVQHDNFDYDVIESIGGSFLVRFSLKEKGRTRGYFNVNLIAEYIRKIPVAARNINYGEQIKKEDIVYSDINILSLHGTPVDISKLPMISKKYFKIGEPIYEEYLEEIPDVVVGQLIFGYVELPGVKVHALLRAMESGNVGDVIKARNVDTGKIVYGLVVKGPMLRVVEVSK; this comes from the coding sequence ATGAAACGTGTGATATTTCTTTTTTTGCTTTTACCTTTCTTTTCGTTTTCTATGTTTATACAGTTTTTAGATTTTTCAACGGTAACCACTAATTCTATTACTGTATACGATGTAGCTGCAACTTTTACTGGTATTGATGCAACATCGCTAAAAAATATTACCCTTGCGTATATCCCAGAAGATACGACATTAGATGTAAATGTAAAGTATGTTTTGCAAAGATTGTCTCGAGTAGCCACTCAAATTGAGGCTACTCCTACTTTTGGTTATATAAAAGTATATTTTCCGCCTGTTTTAACAAATGAAAGTACGACTGCCACGTTGACAGAGGATTTTGCAAAAGAACTTTCAAAAAAATTGGTACTTTCAAGGCTTCCAGATGGTGCAACTGTAAAAATTGTATCAACATATGGTTCAATTGTACAACACGATAACTTTGATTACGATGTTATTGAATCAATTGGTGGTAGTTTTCTTGTACGTTTTTCTTTAAAGGAAAAAGGTAGAACGAGGGGATATTTTAACGTTAATTTGATAGCCGAATATATTAGGAAAATACCTGTTGCTGCGAGAAATATTAATTATGGAGAGCAAATAAAGAAAGAAGATATTGTATACAGCGATATAAATATTTTATCATTACATGGTACACCGGTTGATATATCTAAACTTCCCATGATTTCTAAGAAGTATTTTAAAATAGGTGAACCTATTTACGAAGAGTATTTAGAAGAAATTCCGGATGTGGTTGTAGGACAATTAATATTTGGATACGTAGAGCTTCCAGGTGTAAAGGTGCATGCATTGCTTAGGGCTATGGAAAGTGGAAATGTGGGAGACGTAATTAAGGCAAGAAATGTGGATACTGGAAAAATAGTTTACGGATTGGTTGTTAAAGGCCCTATGTTGAGGGTTGTGGAGGTGTCAAAATGA
- the gyrB gene encoding DNA topoisomerase (ATP-hydrolyzing) subunit B, which yields MDYNAQNIKVLKGLEPVRQRPGMYIGSTGKAGLHHLVYEIVDNSIDEALQGYCDTIYVTIFEDGSVEIEDNGRGIPVDIHPETGKSALEVVMTTLHAGGKFSKDSYKVSGGLHGVGASVVNALSEWLEVEVHREGKIYYQKYQRGVPLTEVKIIGNTEKRGTIVRFKPDSEIFSTVEFDSDTILIRLRELAFLNPQVTIVFKDERENIEKTYHFTGGLKEFVNYLSKGAKSLHEPILVSGEYNGIKVDVCFQYTASDFEKIYSFVNNIRTVDGGTHVTGFKTAFTRVVNELGKKTGQLKKDTLRGEDVREGIVAIVSVLMSKTPEFEGQTKSKLGNEEVQEAVAKVVREKLLEYFDNSESTLKIIIQKALEAKKAREAAKHAREMIKRKSVFGSSSLPGKLADCITKKMEESELFIVEGDSAGGSAKQARDRNFQAILPLRGKILNVEKSGWLKLLKNEQIRDIITALGTGIGDDFDTSKLRYGKIIIMTDADVDGAHIRTLLLTLFYRYMRKLIDDGKIYIAQPPLYRVNMGRKSYYFYSDEELEDFKESIKDKKIEIQRYKGLGEMNPQQLWETTMDPENRKLLKVQIEDAEEADELFEMLMGSDTESRKEFIFRHALQVKEIDI from the coding sequence ATGGATTATAATGCGCAGAATATAAAAGTGTTAAAAGGTCTTGAACCTGTAAGGCAAAGACCTGGAATGTATATAGGTTCAACAGGAAAGGCAGGCCTTCATCATTTGGTATATGAAATAGTGGATAACAGTATAGATGAAGCCTTACAAGGATATTGTGATACAATTTATGTAACTATCTTTGAAGATGGTAGCGTTGAAATAGAAGATAACGGTAGGGGAATTCCTGTAGATATCCACCCTGAAACGGGTAAAAGTGCGCTAGAAGTGGTAATGACCACATTACATGCGGGTGGAAAATTTTCGAAGGATTCCTACAAGGTAAGTGGTGGATTACACGGTGTTGGTGCTTCCGTTGTAAATGCATTATCAGAGTGGCTGGAAGTAGAAGTGCATAGAGAAGGTAAAATATACTATCAAAAGTATCAAAGAGGGGTACCACTAACTGAAGTAAAAATAATTGGTAATACCGAAAAAAGAGGAACAATTGTAAGGTTCAAACCAGATTCAGAAATTTTTTCCACTGTAGAATTTGATTCTGATACGATTTTAATAAGGTTAAGGGAACTTGCGTTTTTAAATCCACAAGTTACAATAGTCTTTAAAGATGAAAGGGAAAATATAGAAAAAACATACCACTTTACAGGTGGTTTAAAAGAATTTGTAAATTATTTAAGTAAAGGTGCAAAGAGTTTGCACGAACCTATTTTGGTTTCTGGGGAATACAATGGTATAAAGGTTGATGTATGTTTTCAATATACTGCATCAGATTTTGAAAAGATTTATTCATTTGTAAATAACATAAGAACGGTTGATGGTGGTACACATGTTACGGGTTTTAAAACCGCATTTACACGTGTTGTGAATGAATTGGGAAAGAAAACGGGTCAGTTGAAAAAAGATACTTTAAGAGGGGAAGATGTGCGCGAAGGTATTGTTGCTATTGTTAGTGTGTTGATGTCTAAAACTCCAGAATTTGAAGGACAGACTAAATCAAAACTTGGAAATGAAGAGGTACAAGAAGCAGTTGCAAAGGTTGTTAGGGAAAAACTTTTGGAATATTTTGATAATTCGGAAAGTACTTTAAAGATAATAATTCAAAAGGCTTTGGAAGCAAAAAAAGCTAGAGAAGCGGCAAAGCATGCAAGGGAAATGATAAAAAGAAAAAGTGTTTTTGGAAGTTCTTCATTGCCTGGAAAGTTGGCAGATTGTATAACAAAGAAAATGGAAGAGTCCGAGTTGTTTATAGTTGAGGGTGATTCTGCTGGAGGATCCGCAAAACAGGCAAGGGATAGAAATTTTCAAGCTATTTTGCCGTTAAGGGGAAAAATTTTGAACGTTGAGAAAAGTGGTTGGCTTAAGTTATTAAAAAATGAACAGATTAGGGATATAATAACAGCACTTGGAACGGGAATAGGAGATGATTTTGATACTTCAAAGCTTAGGTATGGAAAGATAATTATAATGACCGATGCAGATGTTGATGGTGCACATATAAGGACTTTACTTTTAACCCTTTTTTACAGGTATATGAGAAAGTTAATTGATGATGGTAAAATTTACATAGCACAACCACCTCTTTATAGAGTTAATATGGGAAGAAAATCGTACTATTTTTACAGTGATGAAGAATTAGAAGATTTTAAAGAAAGTATAAAAGATAAAAAAATTGAGATACAAAGGTACAAAGGTCTTGGTGAAATGAACCCGCAGCAACTTTGGGAAACTACGATGGATCCGGAAAATAGAAAGCTCTTGAAAGTGCAGATTGAGGATGCAGAGGAAGCAGATGAACTTTTTGAAATGCTTATGGGTAGTGACACTGAGAGTAGGAAAGAATTTATCTTTAGACATGCACTTCAAGTAAAGGAGATAGATATTTAA
- a CDS encoding DUF721 domain-containing protein, with translation MKKLAEVFKELSKKSPLFRKLYISSISRDHFKEVIGVPFNEHCKVTYFNRGNLYIECDEMYAIELQFFREKIRENMNKKLGEDYVKKVIIKKRRH, from the coding sequence ATGAAAAAATTAGCGGAAGTTTTTAAAGAGCTTTCCAAAAAAAGTCCTCTTTTTAGAAAATTGTATATTTCGTCTATTTCAAGGGATCATTTTAAAGAAGTGATTGGTGTACCTTTTAATGAGCATTGTAAGGTAACTTACTTTAACAGAGGAAATCTTTATATAGAATGTGATGAGATGTATGCTATTGAATTGCAATTTTTTAGGGAAAAAATACGTGAAAACATGAATAAAAAGTTAGGAGAAGATTATGTGAAAAAGGTAATAATAAAAAAGAGGAGGCATTAA
- a CDS encoding aminotransferase class IV: MTESFLVNKVLNGIVVYETLRVYNGKPFAVKEHYKRFLGSLSYLGEKISYKQFLCEVENKLEFDRIKIYGIVNNGVTLYSIGEYFEKKKVLDVKVDISKIRHADPISIPPNFKSLGRADLHLARKRKGENYDVILLNGQGFVCEGSFSNIFLVKDGMVYTPSIESGVLEGITRKYVIEMLKEMGYLVRETKIELKELFFADELFLTHTSGGIVPVNYLGKYKFETSLSKELSKSFEEYINEKISGSF, from the coding sequence ATGACCGAAAGCTTTCTAGTCAATAAAGTTTTAAATGGGATAGTTGTGTATGAGACTTTGAGGGTGTATAATGGAAAGCCGTTTGCAGTTAAAGAGCATTACAAAAGGTTTTTAGGCTCTTTAAGTTATTTGGGGGAAAAGATTTCATACAAGCAATTTTTATGTGAAGTGGAGAATAAATTAGAATTTGATAGAATTAAGATATATGGAATTGTAAACAACGGAGTTACTTTATATTCTATTGGTGAGTATTTTGAAAAAAAGAAAGTTTTGGATGTAAAAGTAGATATTTCAAAAATTAGGCATGCGGATCCTATATCGATTCCCCCAAATTTTAAATCTTTGGGGAGAGCAGATTTACATCTTGCAAGAAAGCGCAAAGGCGAAAACTATGATGTTATTTTATTAAATGGTCAGGGTTTTGTTTGTGAGGGAAGTTTTTCAAACATTTTTCTTGTAAAAGATGGTATGGTCTATACGCCTTCTATCGAAAGCGGAGTATTAGAGGGGATTACAAGAAAATATGTAATAGAAATGTTAAAAGAGATGGGATATTTGGTAAGAGAAACAAAGATAGAGTTAAAAGAGCTTTTTTTTGCAGATGAGCTTTTTTTAACTCATACAAGTGGTGGGATTGTGCCTGTAAATTACTTAGGAAAATATAAGTTTGAGACATCTCTTTCCAAAGAACTTTCCAAGTCTTTTGAGGAGTATATTAATGAAAAAATTAGCGGAAGTTTTTAA
- the mtaB gene encoding tRNA (N(6)-L-threonylcarbamoyladenosine(37)-C(2))-methylthiotransferase MtaB, translating into MRVSIITYGCKLNQYESELMTEKLENEGYVVVSGEVESDVFVINSCVVTNEATRKIKQQIRRIKKKFPGSRIVVAGCYPQIAADELANEEVDLIVGNKEKKNIESLIGNVGVFVDKTYWKADDLEEEYVFSSLSERTRAFIKVQDGCTNVCSYCAIRYARGTKIRSKPIELVVSEILRMVNKEYKEIVITGLNLGKYGKDKDTTLLKLLTNVVKIKGDFRIRLSSINPEDIDDELIKFIVNEEKICNHLHIPLQSGSNNVLERMRRNYTREYYLNLVEKLRKEDKSFSITTDIMVGFPGETQKDFEDTLNVVNFSMFSKVHAFRYSDRPHTLASKMDNKVPGNIKKERVIELEKVSKKVAKEYRKRLIGRQAKVLIESCRNKIFTGYDEYYVLHETSKGTFGNFEEVTVMTVTDGGVISRIYDRKLSSQ; encoded by the coding sequence ATGAGAGTTAGTATAATTACGTATGGCTGTAAGTTAAATCAATATGAATCTGAACTTATGACCGAGAAACTTGAAAATGAAGGTTATGTAGTGGTGAGTGGAGAAGTGGAATCTGATGTGTTTGTTATAAATAGCTGTGTTGTGACAAATGAGGCTACAAGGAAGATAAAACAACAAATAAGGCGTATAAAGAAAAAATTTCCAGGTTCAAGAATTGTTGTTGCAGGTTGCTATCCTCAAATTGCGGCAGATGAATTGGCTAATGAAGAAGTAGATTTGATCGTGGGAAATAAGGAAAAGAAAAACATAGAAAGTTTAATAGGAAATGTTGGTGTTTTTGTTGATAAAACCTATTGGAAGGCAGATGATCTTGAAGAAGAGTATGTGTTTTCTTCGCTTTCTGAAAGGACACGTGCTTTCATAAAAGTGCAAGATGGATGTACAAATGTTTGTAGTTATTGTGCAATTAGATATGCGCGAGGCACGAAGATAAGGAGTAAACCCATAGAACTTGTGGTAAGTGAGATATTGAGAATGGTAAATAAAGAATATAAAGAGATTGTAATCACGGGATTAAATCTTGGAAAGTATGGAAAAGATAAAGATACCACACTTTTAAAACTTCTAACGAACGTTGTAAAAATAAAGGGAGATTTTAGAATAAGGTTAAGCTCTATAAATCCAGAAGATATAGACGATGAATTGATAAAATTCATTGTGAATGAAGAAAAAATTTGTAATCATTTACACATTCCTCTTCAAAGTGGAAGTAATAACGTTTTAGAAAGGATGAGAAGGAACTATACCAGAGAGTATTATTTAAATCTTGTTGAAAAATTAAGAAAAGAGGATAAGAGTTTTTCAATAACTACGGATATAATGGTGGGATTTCCCGGTGAAACACAAAAAGACTTTGAAGATACACTGAATGTGGTTAATTTTTCAATGTTTTCCAAAGTTCATGCGTTTAGATATTCTGATAGACCACATACACTGGCGTCCAAGATGGATAATAAGGTACCTGGAAATATAAAGAAAGAGAGAGTTATTGAACTTGAAAAAGTAAGTAAGAAAGTGGCAAAGGAATATAGAAAAAGGTTAATAGGAAGACAGGCAAAGGTTTTGATAGAAAGCTGTAGAAATAAAATATTTACGGGGTATGATGAGTACTATGTATTACATGAAACATCGAAGGGAACTTTTGGAAATTTTGAGGAGGTAACTGTTATGACGGTTACAGATGGAGGAGTGATTTCTAGAATATATGACCGAAAGCTTTCTAGTCAATAA
- a CDS encoding CBS domain-containing protein produces MKVREFYIRDITAVLEDESVSRVLKILSRQEITGVPVVNEDYKVVGFISENDIIRASLPSYFSLLQTASFIPDLNQFVRSLKKISNKSVSEVMTKPAIVIKEDTPLLHAADLMIRHSLKILPVVDNSDKLVGIITRMRILDAVSRED; encoded by the coding sequence ATGAAGGTAAGGGAATTTTACATAAGAGATATAACTGCGGTTTTAGAAGATGAGTCGGTATCAAGAGTTTTAAAAATACTTTCAAGACAAGAAATAACAGGTGTACCTGTGGTTAATGAAGACTACAAAGTTGTTGGGTTTATAAGTGAAAACGATATAATAAGGGCATCATTACCTAGTTATTTTTCGTTGTTACAGACCGCGTCTTTTATACCGGATTTAAACCAGTTTGTGAGGAGTTTAAAGAAAATTTCCAATAAATCTGTATCGGAAGTTATGACAAAACCTGCTATTGTAATAAAAGAAGATACACCACTTTTACATGCAGCTGATTTAATGATAAGGCATAGTTTGAAAATCCTTCCTGTGGTGGATAATTCCGACAAATTAGTTGGTATTATTACTAGAATGAGGATTTTGGACGCAGTTAGTAGGGAGGATTAA
- a CDS encoding 1-phosphofructokinase family hexose kinase gives MSVLAVCLNPALDREFYINNFTVNKLHRLEPEFSRMSPGGKSINVAIDLSSFGVKSIVTGFIGGYVGDIVLSELRNISNLITTNFVHIENETRENIVIVDEENHTLTELNSAGPRVPIEDINHFLRRYTLIVPSSDAVVISGSIPQGVPVQFYGDLTKIAKKHGKRVFWETRDEISRESIKIDAPCIIRPDFRKDKVLFGKELESEQDYIDGGKELIRYGVKMAVLSYKIDYDIIVTSDGVWFIKPLVEIDHAHLLGTGDTYMAAMVYKCFETEDLIEIAKFGYAAVLAKTWYKAKVPPKFEDIEKALTMFKIERVE, from the coding sequence TTGTCAGTCCTTGCCGTTTGTTTGAATCCTGCATTAGACAGGGAGTTTTATATTAACAATTTTACAGTAAATAAACTCCATAGATTAGAACCTGAATTTTCAAGAATGTCACCTGGTGGAAAATCCATAAATGTTGCGATTGATTTATCGTCATTTGGCGTAAAATCTATTGTTACAGGTTTTATTGGAGGCTATGTAGGAGACATAGTTTTATCTGAGCTACGGAACATTTCAAATTTAATAACAACGAATTTTGTACATATTGAAAATGAAACAAGGGAAAACATAGTGATTGTGGATGAGGAGAATCACACGCTTACTGAGCTAAATTCCGCAGGTCCGAGGGTACCTATTGAGGATATAAATCATTTTTTAAGAAGGTATACCTTGATAGTACCTTCCTCTGATGCAGTTGTTATTTCTGGGAGTATCCCTCAGGGAGTACCAGTACAATTCTATGGTGATTTGACAAAGATAGCAAAAAAACACGGAAAAAGAGTTTTTTGGGAAACAAGGGATGAAATTTCAAGGGAATCGATAAAGATAGATGCTCCTTGTATAATTAGACCAGATTTCAGGAAAGATAAAGTGCTCTTTGGTAAAGAATTAGAAAGCGAACAGGATTATATTGATGGTGGAAAAGAATTAATAAGGTACGGTGTAAAGATGGCGGTTCTTTCGTACAAGATAGATTACGATATTATTGTGACATCTGATGGAGTTTGGTTTATAAAACCACTTGTTGAAATAGACCATGCTCATTTATTGGGAACTGGGGATACCTATATGGCTGCTATGGTGTATAAATGTTTTGAGACAGAAGATCTTATCGAAATTGCAAAATTTGGATATGCAGCTGTACTTGCAAAGACATGGTATAAAGCGAAAGTTCCACCAAAATTTGAAGATATAGAAAAGGCATTAACAATGTTTAAGATTGAAAGGGTGGAGTAG